From a single Rosa rugosa chromosome 7, drRosRugo1.1, whole genome shotgun sequence genomic region:
- the LOC133720936 gene encoding protein HEAT INTOLERANT 4-like, whose protein sequence is MVRKEVVALIPVVVAVVSASPPLNELGLVLSEGKVEEIIPMKRLKIDWAPYVPLDKRVDKEGSEIFVLSCKQRRAALKHKNVKGNNDLLKFEYAVPYLDPAAKVKCHEVPVQEEEYFSANDDELEELYFSGDDENQVIEEDDEKNVMVEEEAKGENIDLGVREGGRRRSVENIMKMRIYKFYPVQTPDTPDISEFKNAFVNRYYGTAHEIL, encoded by the coding sequence ATGGTTAGAAAAGAAGTGGTTGCTTTGATCCCTGTGGTGGTGGCAGTAGTTTCGGCTTCTCCACCTTTGAATGAGCTTGGACTTGTTTTAAGCGAGGGAAAAGTGGAAGAGATAATTCCGATGAAGAGATTGAAGATAGACTGGGCTCCGTATGTTCCTTTGGACAAGAGAGTAGACAAAGAAGGTTCTGAAATCTTTGTCTTGAGCTGCAAGCAAAGAAGGGCTGCTCTCAAACACAAAAATGTCAAGGGAAACAATGATCTATTGAAGTTTGAATACGCCGTGCCTTATTTGGATCCAGCGGCAAAAGTAAAGTGTCATGAAGTTCCTGTTCAGGAGGAGGAGTACTTTAGTGCTAATGATGATGAGCTGGAGGAGTTGTACTTCAGTGGTGACGATGAGAACCAGGTGatagaagaagatgatgaaaagaaTGTCATGGTGGAAGAAGAAGCAAAGGGAGAAAATATTGATCTTGGAGTTAGGGAAGGCGGCCGGAGAAGAAGTGTGGAGAATATAATGAAGATGAGGATTTACAAGTTCTATCCGGTACAAACACCGGATACTCCTGACATATCTGAGTTTAAGAATGCATTTGTAAACAGGTACTATGGCACTGCTCATGAGATTCTGTAA